Within Actinosynnema pretiosum, the genomic segment CCCGGTGCGGGGCTTGGAGGTCGCGCACCGGGCGGGGTTGCTGACCGCGTCGGTGGCGCGGCGGCACGGCGGTCCGGAGCTGGGGCACCGGGACGTGGCGCGGGTGCTGACCGCGCTGGGCGAGGGTGATCCTTCGGTGGCGCTGATCGCGGCGAACACCCTGGTGGCGCACGCCTCCGAGGCCGCGCGCCCGCACTGGCCGCAGAAGCTGTACGCGGACGTGCTGGAGCGGTCGGCGCGCGGGCCCGCGCCGGTGAACGCGGTGCGGGCCGAGCCGGAGCTGGGCGCGCCCGCGCGCGGCGGGCTGCCCGCGACGACGCTGCGGCGCACCACGTCGGGGTGGGTGCTGAACGGCCGGAAGGCTTACGCCACCGGGGGTTCTGCGCTGGTGTGCCACGTGGTGTGGGTGGTCGCGCAGGAGCCGGGGGTCGAGCCGCCGAGGGTCGGGCACGCGCTGGTCGCGGCGGACCTGCCGGGCATCGAGTGGGTCGAGACGTGGGACCACCTGGGGTTGCGGGCCTCCAACACGCACGACGTGGTGTACCGGGACGTCGAGCTGCCGGAGGAGGCGTTCGTGGAGATCCCGCGCGGCGCGGACGGCCGCTACCGCGATCCGGCCGCGACCACCGGGCCGGGCGGGTTCGCGCACTCGGCGCTGTACGTGGGGGTGGCGCGGGCGGCGCGCGCGGCGTTCGTGGACTTCGCCCGCGCGCGGGTCCCTGCGGGGCTGGGGAGGCCGATCGCGACGACCGAGCGCATCCAGGTGGTGGCCGGGGAGGTCGAGGCGCAGGTCGCGGTGGCGGAGACGCTGCTGCACGGCGCGTTGCTGCGGATCGAGGCCGGGGACGAGTCGGTGCTGCCGCAGCTGCCGGTGATCAAGGCGTCGATCGCGCGGGCCGTGGTCGCGGCGGTGCAGACGGCGGTGGCCGCGCTGGGGAACCCGGCGCTGTCCCGGCGGAACCCGCTGGAGCGGCACCTGCGGGACGTGCTGTGCGTGCGCGTGCACCCGCCGCAGGAGGACGCGGCGCTGCTGGCGGCCGGACGGCGGGTGCTGGGCCACGGGGCTCCGGGCTAGCGGCGCGGCATTTCTGTCGGGGGTGCCGGTTACCGCGGCCCGGAACCCGGCCTTCCCGGCGGGTTCCCTGGCGCGCAGGGGGAATCCGCACGTGTTCGAGGGTGTGGACGAGATCGGCCGGGCGGCGGTGGAGCACGCCTGCGGTCCCGCGATCGAGGTGCCGGACCTGCTGCGGGGTCTGGTGGACGCGGACCCGGCGGTGCGGGAGACCGCGCTGGACGGGATGTGCGGGGCGGTGCACCACCGGGGCGACGTGCACGAGTGCACGGTCGCGACGATCCCGTTCCTGCTGGAGGCCGTGGCCGCCGGGGCTCCGGGCCGGGGTCGTGGCGTGGCTGGCCGGCCTGACCGGTGGGGCCGTACCGGTCCAGGCCGCCTCGGCGCTGGCCCAGCTCGCCCGCCGACCTCGCGTCGCCGCTGCTGGCGCTCTACGACGCCGACGCGCGCCCCGAGCCACCCGCAGGGTTCTCCACCGGCACGCTGGTCGGCGCGCTGCGCGAGGGCGGGTTCCCGCACCGGGCGGATCTGGTCAGGGACCTGAGCGCGGCGCTGGACGACCGGGTGGCCGAGCGGACCGGGCTGCTGACCTCGTTGCTGCGGTCCCCGCGCCGGGGGCGCGTGCGGACGCGCTGGGGCCCG encodes:
- a CDS encoding acyl-CoA dehydrogenase family protein, which encodes MTGFPAPDLSEGALAAVTAEVAATAEEYDRSGAIPVRGLEVAHRAGLLTASVARRHGGPELGHRDVARVLTALGEGDPSVALIAANTLVAHASEAARPHWPQKLYADVLERSARGPAPVNAVRAEPELGAPARGGLPATTLRRTTSGWVLNGRKAYATGGSALVCHVVWVVAQEPGVEPPRVGHALVAADLPGIEWVETWDHLGLRASNTHDVVYRDVELPEEAFVEIPRGADGRYRDPAATTGPGGFAHSALYVGVARAARAAFVDFARARVPAGLGRPIATTERIQVVAGEVEAQVAVAETLLHGALLRIEAGDESVLPQLPVIKASIARAVVAAVQTAVAALGNPALSRRNPLERHLRDVLCVRVHPPQEDAALLAAGRRVLGHGAPG